One region of Faecalibacter bovis genomic DNA includes:
- a CDS encoding o-succinylbenzoate synthase, with translation MKARFEPYVLKFKRPGGTSRGVLTEKLTYLLKIEDDGREYIGECGLFKGLSSDDREDYEQKLQWVCDNIDLGVEELWNQLREWPSIQFGIEQAFQALNFNRYKDDYQDPYNPDLFESAFKNGEKGMQINGLIWMGDVDFMREQIQEKLAEGFKCIKIKIGVDWKSEHEILKQLRKEFSADQLELRVDANGGFTFEEAKEVLQQLSELKIHSIEQPIKAGQIELMTELCANTPTPIALDEELIGIYEREDKIALIEKIKPQYVILKPSLVGGIRGSLEWIEACDYNEIDFWITSALESNVGLNAIAQWTAILYPEMPQGLGTGSLFINNFPTRLEVKGQFLYRNK, from the coding sequence ATGAAAGCAAGATTTGAACCTTACGTTTTAAAATTTAAACGTCCAGGAGGAACTTCGAGAGGCGTTTTAACTGAGAAATTAACTTATTTACTGAAGATAGAAGATGATGGAAGAGAATACATCGGTGAATGCGGTTTATTTAAAGGTTTGAGTAGTGATGACCGTGAAGATTACGAACAAAAATTACAATGGGTTTGTGATAATATAGACTTAGGTGTAGAAGAACTTTGGAATCAATTACGCGAATGGCCTTCCATTCAATTTGGTATAGAACAAGCTTTTCAAGCATTGAATTTTAATCGTTACAAAGATGATTATCAAGATCCATATAATCCAGATTTATTTGAATCAGCATTTAAAAATGGGGAGAAAGGAATGCAAATTAATGGCTTAATTTGGATGGGCGATGTTGATTTTATGCGCGAACAAATTCAGGAAAAATTAGCTGAAGGATTTAAATGTATCAAAATTAAAATTGGAGTAGATTGGAAATCTGAACATGAAATTTTAAAACAATTAAGAAAAGAATTTTCTGCAGATCAATTAGAATTACGTGTTGATGCAAACGGTGGATTTACTTTTGAAGAAGCTAAAGAAGTTTTACAACAATTATCTGAATTAAAAATACATTCTATCGAGCAACCTATTAAAGCTGGTCAAATCGAATTAATGACAGAATTATGTGCTAACACTCCAACGCCAATTGCTTTAGATGAAGAATTAATCGGCATTTACGAACGTGAAGATAAAATTGCATTAATCGAAAAAATAAAACCACAATATGTTATTTTAAAACCAAGTTTAGTTGGTGGAATTCGCGGTTCTTTAGAGTGGATTGAAGCATGTGATTACAATGAAATCGATTTCTGGATCACTTCAGCCTTAGAAAGTAATGTGGGGTTAAATGCAATAGCGCAATGGACAGCAATTTTGTATCCAGAAATGCCTCAAGGTTTAGGAACTGGAAGTTTGTTTATCAATAATTTTCCGACTCGCTTAGAGGTGAAAGGACAATTTTTATATCGAAATAAATAA
- a CDS encoding DUF1684 domain-containing protein — protein MSELSDIEKYQQELIEFYNDSNTTPLNAEEKLNFKGITFFPVDTKYKVKADFIPINDGNVIPFPTSAGKIKHYKEYAMVNFYIDGKEQSLTIYQSNPIQEEYPDHLFLPFTDETNGETTYGGGRYIDLKIQDILSDDGKVTIDFNQAYNPYCAYSKRYNCPIPPGNNSLNVEIKAGVTYKK, from the coding sequence ATGTCAGAACTATCGGATATAGAAAAGTATCAACAAGAATTGATAGAATTTTATAATGATTCTAACACAACCCCTTTAAATGCTGAAGAAAAATTAAATTTTAAAGGAATTACTTTTTTTCCAGTTGATACAAAATACAAAGTAAAAGCAGATTTTATCCCGATAAATGATGGCAATGTTATTCCATTTCCAACGTCTGCTGGGAAAATTAAGCATTATAAAGAATATGCAATGGTTAACTTTTACATAGATGGGAAGGAACAATCATTAACTATATATCAATCAAATCCTATTCAGGAAGAATATCCAGATCATCTATTTTTGCCTTTTACAGACGAAACTAATGGCGAAACTACCTATGGCGGAGGTCGTTATATTGATTTAAAAATTCAAGATATTTTATCAGATGATGGTAAAGTAACGATAGATTTTAATCAGGCTTATAATCCTTATTGTGCTTATAGTAAACGATACAATTGTCCAATTCCTCCAGGAAACAATTCATTAAATGTAGAGATTAAAGCAGGGGTAACTTATAAAAAGTAA
- a CDS encoding AMP-binding protein codes for MLVLDFSQPNFDVNQLKITNDFEQSIKDFLINWFDDTDFIIAQTSGSTGTPKQIRLSKVNMRKSARMTCKFLRLNEGDTALLAMPVTYIAGKLMLIRAIENGMKLICHNPTSSFIWTDFTNKFGSDFKSINFVALTPMQVEKSIDFVSHCDKLIIGGAPLSDKVKQDLYPFTNEVYETYAMTETITHIALKQIPNQKFPNVNPYFKVFDEVEIAQDERGCLIIKTPYDDLVVTTNDIVDLIDNQNFNWIGRADNVINSGGIKLFPEQIEDLIKPYIDSAYFITSKKDDLLGEKLVLVIEGAHKTIDLSKANLSKYQIPKEIIFVPEFERTESGKIRRNKSYIS; via the coding sequence ATGTTAGTTTTAGATTTTTCGCAACCTAATTTCGATGTAAATCAACTTAAAATTACAAATGATTTTGAACAATCGATAAAAGATTTTTTAATCAATTGGTTTGATGATACTGATTTTATCATTGCACAAACTTCTGGTTCTACAGGAACGCCTAAACAGATTCGTTTATCAAAAGTTAATATGAGAAAAAGTGCTCGTATGACTTGTAAATTTTTGCGTTTAAACGAAGGCGATACAGCTTTATTGGCTATGCCAGTTACCTATATTGCTGGGAAATTAATGTTGATTCGTGCCATTGAAAATGGAATGAAATTAATTTGTCACAATCCAACATCTAGTTTTATATGGACAGATTTTACAAACAAATTCGGATCAGATTTTAAATCCATAAACTTTGTTGCGTTAACGCCAATGCAAGTGGAAAAATCAATCGATTTTGTTTCACATTGCGATAAATTAATCATCGGAGGAGCACCACTTTCTGATAAAGTTAAACAAGATTTATATCCTTTTACGAATGAAGTGTACGAAACGTACGCGATGACAGAAACAATAACGCATATCGCTTTAAAGCAAATTCCTAATCAAAAATTTCCAAATGTAAATCCGTATTTTAAAGTATTTGATGAGGTTGAAATTGCACAGGACGAACGAGGTTGTTTAATAATTAAAACGCCTTACGATGATTTGGTTGTTACGACAAATGATATTGTTGATTTGATAGATAATCAGAATTTTAATTGGATTGGTCGAGCTGATAATGTGATTAATTCGGGTGGAATTAAGTTATTTCCCGAACAAATAGAAGATTTAATTAAACCGTATATTGATTCAGCTTATTTTATTACATCAAAAAAGGACGATTTATTAGGAGAGAAATTAGTTTTGGTCATTGAAGGCGCACATAAAACAATTGATTTATCGAAAGCTAATCTATCAAAATATCAAATTCCAAAAGAAATCATTTTTGTACCTGAATTTGAAAGAACAGAAAGTGGAAAAATTAGAAGGAATAAAAGTTATATTTCATAA
- a CDS encoding tetratricopeptide repeat protein, whose translation MSFYDQGRAYLHKGQFRKAAEYFSLSIKRKIEVTNSYFHRGLCQYQMKQYTDAIQDFDKALADQPENIDFLFYKAMSLYNRYNPTQANEIFDQILAIKPDHFVVIHQKAFIQMNMKNYHKAIELYNEALTFKEDYDSCYHNRAFCYDQLKEYDKAIADYTKVIELNPHFLSYYNRANTYVLLEKYDEALKDFEESLKINPNYFLTHYGKGVLLESKGLINEAIQSYQYALMINPQFDLAEKKLAYYAQLAQENESTSKED comes from the coding sequence ATGAGTTTTTATGATCAAGGAAGAGCATATCTTCATAAGGGACAATTTAGAAAAGCAGCAGAATACTTTTCTTTATCTATTAAGAGAAAAATAGAAGTTACAAATTCATATTTCCATCGTGGATTATGCCAATACCAAATGAAACAATATACAGATGCTATACAAGATTTTGATAAAGCATTAGCAGATCAGCCTGAAAATATTGATTTTTTGTTTTATAAAGCAATGTCTTTGTACAATAGATACAATCCAACGCAAGCAAATGAAATATTTGATCAAATATTAGCAATCAAACCTGATCATTTTGTAGTTATTCATCAGAAGGCATTTATCCAGATGAATATGAAAAATTATCACAAAGCAATTGAATTATATAACGAGGCATTAACTTTTAAGGAAGATTATGACTCATGTTACCATAATCGTGCGTTTTGTTACGATCAACTAAAAGAATACGATAAAGCAATTGCAGATTATACAAAAGTAATAGAGCTTAATCCACATTTCTTATCTTATTATAATCGTGCAAATACGTATGTTTTGCTTGAGAAATATGATGAAGCGTTGAAAGATTTTGAAGAATCGTTAAAAATTAATCCTAATTACTTCTTAACTCACTACGGAAAAGGTGTGTTATTAGAAAGTAAAGGTTTGATAAATGAAGCGATACAATCGTATCAATACGCGTTAATGATTAACCCACAATTTGATTTAGCTGAAAAAAAATTAGCGTACTACGCTCAATTAGCTCAAGAAAATGAATCAACATCAAAAGAAGATTAA
- the mce gene encoding methylmalonyl-CoA epimerase translates to MKLEHIGIAVKDLNFSNDLFSKLLGKSAYKEEAVETEGVITSFYSAGESKIELVGSTKENSAIEKYLEKNKEGIHHLAFGVENLEKEIERLKNEGFIFVNETPKLGADNKRIVFLHPKSTNGVLVELCEDVK, encoded by the coding sequence ATGAAATTAGAACATATTGGTATAGCGGTGAAAGATTTGAATTTTTCAAATGACCTATTTTCGAAATTATTAGGTAAATCAGCATACAAAGAAGAAGCCGTAGAAACAGAAGGTGTAATCACTTCTTTTTATTCTGCAGGCGAATCGAAGATAGAATTGGTTGGATCTACAAAAGAAAATAGCGCAATTGAAAAATATTTAGAAAAAAATAAAGAAGGAATTCATCATTTAGCTTTTGGTGTCGAAAATTTAGAGAAGGAAATAGAACGTCTTAAAAATGAGGGGTTTATTTTTGTTAATGAAACTCCTAAATTAGGGGCAGACAACAAACGAATAGTGTTTTTACACCCAAAATCGACCAATGGAGTACTGGTTGAGCTTTGCGAAGATGTAAAATAA
- a CDS encoding site-specific integrase — translation METNKLLITFVIAKSRMNKSGLCPLRCRITYKGKKHEFSTGEFVPPQFWNNKLQSVTHKFQESNKINSALSQVKNKINQVYLLLLHSTDDFHLSDIVNKLRPQPKLEEKYIISFFDDYVLEIRKLIGYDYKLATIWKYEQSRNLLADYLRSIRKKDYPIKDIDLSFITKYELFLKVDKKLAVATVYKTLQRLKKVTTIALQRDYISKDPFIAYKFTRPKTEIQYLTKEELQLLSERVLVQRRLEDVRKMFLFCCYTGLAYTEMANLCWNNIVSGANERAIVMTREKTGRKLYIPLMDVPQQILEYYKSEDSEFVFPRLSNQKFNSYLKEVADIVNIVKRLTHHMARKTFATTVLLYNDVPMEIVSELLGHSNVSITQEHYAKVMQSKVSDHISNLNKKLLS, via the coding sequence ATGGAAACTAATAAGTTGCTTATTACGTTCGTTATTGCTAAATCACGAATGAACAAAAGTGGATTATGTCCACTAAGATGTAGAATTACCTACAAAGGTAAAAAACATGAATTCTCAACAGGGGAATTTGTACCTCCACAGTTCTGGAATAATAAACTTCAAAGTGTAACACACAAGTTTCAGGAGAGTAATAAAATAAACTCTGCCCTGTCACAAGTAAAGAACAAGATTAATCAGGTATATCTATTACTGTTACATAGTACAGATGATTTTCATTTGTCGGATATTGTTAATAAATTAAGACCTCAGCCAAAATTAGAAGAAAAGTATATAATCAGCTTTTTTGATGATTATGTTCTGGAAATAAGAAAACTTATTGGTTATGATTATAAGTTAGCTACAATATGGAAATACGAGCAGTCCAGAAATTTGCTGGCAGATTATTTACGTTCCATTCGAAAGAAAGATTACCCTATAAAAGATATAGACCTCAGCTTTATAACAAAATATGAGTTATTTCTGAAAGTAGATAAAAAACTAGCTGTAGCAACTGTTTATAAAACCCTCCAAAGACTTAAAAAAGTTACTACGATTGCACTACAGCGAGATTATATTTCTAAAGACCCTTTCATAGCCTATAAATTTACTCGCCCCAAAACAGAAATTCAATATTTAACTAAAGAGGAATTGCAACTACTATCAGAAAGAGTTTTAGTGCAAAGAAGGCTAGAAGATGTTCGGAAAATGTTTCTATTTTGTTGTTACACAGGTTTAGCTTACACGGAAATGGCGAACCTTTGTTGGAATAATATTGTTTCAGGAGCAAATGAAAGAGCTATTGTAATGACAAGAGAAAAGACAGGTCGTAAGCTATATATTCCATTAATGGATGTTCCACAACAGATTTTAGAATATTATAAATCAGAGGATTCAGAATTTGTGTTTCCACGCCTGTCGAACCAAAAATTTAACTCCTACCTAAAAGAAGTTGCAGATATTGTAAATATTGTAAAACGCCTTACACATCACATGGCTAGAAAAACTTTTGCAACTACAGTATTATTATATAATGATGTACCAATGGAGATAGTTTCTGAGCTCTTAGGACACTCAAATGTAAGTATTACTCAAGAGCATTATGCAAAAGTAATGCAGTCTAAAGTTTCTGATCATATTTCTAACCTCAACAAAAAACTTCTTTCGTAA
- a CDS encoding DUF3987 domain-containing protein, translating to MKQIFTEAYLEHDHVVNPQQSLESTQTANTNDANNLEVEGFSTQDTAKIAVENNSANDLTPEVDILSGTNEISNDVPEIDEVINKDSQEQLIVVEEQDSSNVVENCNADLELPNSYYQQKQEERDQYESVVVNVEETKKDVTYISDDYVSEEFYNSLPNELQNFLDLYVGREKDIVFLSVLGVFSSLLPNVRGFYRGEIHHPNLFIQIIAPPASGKGKMKLGLRVFDKVIKQITKDNKDFRIPGNSSSVRVIEKLNEMHGFGNLMFETEADSISGTQKNEWGNFSDILRKAAQHENISISRKGNNVDINCEYPRLSLLISGTPDQLAPLIKSIDNGLFSRFVYYAYKDVSNWAFYKEQPNHVECMKILEDFFESKYLKMQESKITFRFSDEQQQNFDTFFADIAIDIISINPKLLSSVERLGYITFRIMMMFTLLDKDNFVENDEISENAFNSALLLVPILLEHIIKTSTIYSVKSVTNDRLKMFFDKLPDNFTSAELKISKNLGSSSTIDKNLKLLVDLKMLVKIKHGVYNKI from the coding sequence ATGAAACAAATTTTTACAGAGGCTTATTTAGAGCACGACCACGTGGTTAATCCACAGCAATCATTAGAAAGCACACAGACTGCCAATACTAATGATGCAAATAATTTAGAAGTTGAAGGCTTTTCTACACAAGATACAGCCAAGATAGCTGTAGAAAACAACTCAGCAAATGATTTAACACCAGAAGTTGACATATTATCAGGAACAAATGAAATATCTAACGATGTTCCTGAAATAGATGAGGTTATTAATAAAGACTCTCAAGAACAACTTATTGTTGTAGAAGAACAAGATTCATCAAATGTTGTAGAAAATTGCAATGCAGATTTAGAATTACCAAATTCTTATTATCAGCAAAAACAGGAGGAGAGAGATCAATACGAAAGTGTGGTAGTGAACGTTGAAGAGACGAAAAAAGACGTAACATATATTTCAGATGATTACGTCAGTGAAGAATTTTACAATAGCTTGCCTAACGAATTACAGAATTTCCTTGATCTTTATGTTGGTAGAGAAAAGGATATTGTTTTCCTTTCTGTATTAGGTGTTTTTAGTTCTTTGTTACCAAATGTTAGAGGTTTTTACCGAGGAGAGATTCATCATCCAAATTTGTTTATCCAAATTATTGCACCCCCAGCTTCAGGAAAAGGAAAAATGAAGCTTGGATTGAGAGTGTTTGATAAAGTTATTAAGCAAATAACAAAAGACAACAAAGATTTTAGAATTCCTGGTAATAGTAGTTCAGTTAGAGTTATCGAGAAACTTAATGAAATGCATGGTTTTGGAAACCTAATGTTTGAGACTGAAGCTGATTCAATTTCTGGAACACAAAAAAACGAATGGGGTAATTTTTCTGATATCCTTAGAAAAGCAGCTCAGCACGAAAATATTTCTATTTCCAGAAAAGGTAATAATGTCGATATTAACTGTGAATATCCAAGACTTAGCTTGCTAATTTCTGGTACTCCCGACCAATTAGCTCCACTAATAAAGAGTATAGATAATGGATTGTTTAGTCGATTTGTATATTATGCTTATAAAGATGTTTCAAATTGGGCATTTTACAAGGAACAACCTAATCATGTAGAATGTATGAAAATTCTAGAAGATTTTTTTGAAAGTAAGTATCTAAAAATGCAAGAATCTAAAATTACATTTCGATTTTCTGATGAACAGCAACAAAATTTCGATACTTTTTTTGCTGATATAGCAATAGATATTATTTCTATAAATCCAAAGTTACTTTCATCCGTAGAACGATTAGGCTACATCACTTTTAGGATAATGATGATGTTTACACTTTTAGATAAGGATAATTTTGTGGAAAATGATGAAATATCTGAAAATGCTTTTAATAGTGCTTTACTGCTTGTTCCTATATTATTAGAACATATCATAAAAACCTCAACGATATACAGTGTTAAATCTGTTACTAATGATCGTTTAAAAATGTTTTTTGATAAGTTACCTGATAACTTTACATCAGCTGAACTAAAAATTTCCAAAAATTTAGGTAGTAGTAGTACAATTGATAAGAATCTGAAATTATTGGTTGACCTAAAAATGTTAGTGAAAATAAAGCATGGTGTCTATAATAAGATATAA
- a CDS encoding tellurite resistance TerB family protein: MRILELFEGSEKKKKLSHISNLVYLASIDGHLDKRELDIINKIAQKLRLTNEDMERIFFRPNSVKFVIPIDNKEKVKQLSELVMLMLSDSNIDDRELLFCRAVADKLGFKDIIIDEILRIIFEGSAKEEDPDLISYRISCLVK; the protein is encoded by the coding sequence ATGAGAATTCTAGAGCTTTTTGAAGGAAGTGAGAAGAAAAAAAAACTTAGTCATATTTCCAATTTAGTATACTTAGCAAGTATTGATGGGCATTTAGACAAAAGAGAATTAGATATTATTAATAAAATCGCACAAAAATTACGTCTCACGAATGAAGATATGGAACGCATATTTTTTAGACCTAATAGTGTAAAATTTGTTATACCTATTGATAATAAAGAAAAAGTAAAGCAGTTATCAGAGCTTGTTATGCTTATGTTGTCTGACAGTAATATTGATGACCGAGAATTATTATTTTGTCGTGCTGTAGCTGATAAGTTAGGTTTTAAAGATATTATCATTGATGAAATACTCAGAATAATTTTCGAAGGTTCCGCAAAAGAAGAAGATCCAGATCTAATATCTTATAGAATAAGTTGTCTAGTAAAGTAA
- a CDS encoding class I SAM-dependent DNA methyltransferase, with translation MSTFEQTFKNIDDLLYKDSGADSEIDYIEQTSWVLFLRYLDELEQEKADEEELQGKSYKYIIDEPYRWNSWATPKDENGNLDHHKTLTGPDLVKFVEQELFPYLAEFKQKAQDNPKSIQYKVGEIFSELSNKIKSGYNLREIIEMVETLPFGSSTDKHELSHLYETKIKNMGNAGRNGGQYYTPRPLIRAMINVLDPQIGETILDPACGSAGFLCEAYDYLYNRMEKNTKNLQILQDETLYGKEKKNLAYIIGTMNMILHGIEAPNITHTNTLAENLQDIQEKDRVDIILANPPFGGKERAEVQQNFPIKTGETAFLFMQHFIRSLKAGGRAGVVIKNTVLSNTDNASIALRKHLLETCRLDAVLDMPGGTFLGAGVKTVVLFFTKGEPTTSTWFYQLNPGRNMGKTNPLNDNDLAEFVELYKTKPETEKSWNLQIADVDTATYDLSVKNPNTPEEAPLRAPETILEEMVALDEETNSILSNLKEIL, from the coding sequence ATGAGCACATTCGAGCAGACGTTTAAAAACATAGACGACTTATTATATAAAGATTCTGGAGCAGACAGCGAAATCGATTACATCGAGCAAACCTCTTGGGTTTTGTTCTTACGTTATTTAGATGAGTTAGAGCAAGAAAAAGCAGATGAAGAAGAATTACAAGGAAAATCGTACAAGTATATTATCGACGAACCTTACCGTTGGAATTCGTGGGCGACACCAAAGGACGAAAACGGAAATTTAGACCATCACAAGACTCTAACAGGCCCAGATTTGGTAAAGTTTGTTGAGCAAGAGTTGTTTCCTTATTTAGCAGAATTCAAGCAAAAAGCACAGGATAATCCTAAGTCTATTCAGTACAAAGTAGGAGAAATTTTCTCTGAGCTAAGCAACAAAATAAAAAGTGGTTACAATCTTCGTGAGATTATCGAAATGGTTGAAACTTTACCTTTCGGTTCTTCGACAGATAAGCACGAGTTAAGCCACTTGTACGAAACGAAGATTAAAAATATGGGTAATGCTGGACGTAACGGTGGACAGTATTATACACCTCGTCCGTTAATCCGTGCAATGATTAATGTTTTGGACCCACAGATTGGCGAAACTATTTTAGACCCAGCTTGTGGTAGTGCGGGATTCCTTTGTGAAGCCTACGATTATTTATATAATCGTATGGAGAAAAACACAAAGAACTTACAAATCCTACAGGACGAGACATTATACGGTAAAGAGAAGAAAAATTTAGCGTACATCATTGGTACGATGAATATGATTTTACACGGTATCGAAGCTCCAAACATTACGCACACCAATACACTTGCCGAGAATTTACAAGATATCCAGGAAAAAGATAGAGTTGATATTATTTTAGCTAATCCACCATTTGGAGGAAAAGAACGTGCTGAGGTACAACAAAACTTTCCGATTAAAACAGGTGAAACTGCTTTCTTATTTATGCAACACTTTATCCGTAGCCTAAAGGCTGGAGGGCGTGCTGGAGTAGTTATCAAGAATACTGTATTGAGTAATACAGATAACGCTTCTATTGCATTACGTAAACACTTGTTAGAAACGTGTCGTTTAGATGCAGTTTTAGATATGCCAGGTGGAACATTCTTAGGGGCTGGGGTTAAAACGGTTGTATTATTCTTTACTAAAGGAGAACCTACGACCTCAACTTGGTTTTACCAACTGAATCCAGGACGTAATATGGGTAAAACAAATCCACTAAACGATAATGATTTAGCCGAGTTTGTAGAGCTGTACAAAACTAAACCTGAAACAGAAAAATCGTGGAATTTACAGATAGCAGATGTGGATACTGCAACTTACGATTTGTCTGTAAAAAATCCTAATACACCCGAAGAAGCTCCTTTACGTGCTCCTGAAACTATTTTAGAAGAAATGGTCGCATTAGACGAGGAAACGAATTCTATTCTTTCTAACCTAAAAGAAATTTTATAA
- a CDS encoding restriction endonuclease subunit S — MRTGWELKPLKEVGKIVSGATPKSKVAEYWDGGISWITPKDLGTLGGQKYILETSRKITELGLSSCSAQLMPKGSVIMSSRAPIGHLGIATNDICTNQGCKSIVPNEVMNSEYIYYYLLNSKEALNKLGTGAVFPELSGKMFGDFLIPVPPLKEQQQIVEKLDQAFEFIDQAKANIEQNIINAKELFQSKLDEVFSQKGDGWITEKLKNIGNVQTGNTPNTKDKENYGDYIEFIKPGHFTKGGNLVCKDSFLSEKGKKIARIISPNSVLMVCIGATIGKLGYSTREVCCNQQINTITPYDNVDYLYLYYFLSNTNFIAQIHSLGKSSQATLPIINKSKWENLEISYPKDMKIQKALSERFKKLYRESEDLHNIYQQKLGNLEELRKSILEKAFRGELTN, encoded by the coding sequence ATGAGAACAGGTTGGGAACTAAAACCTTTAAAAGAAGTTGGAAAGATAGTAAGTGGAGCTACACCTAAAAGTAAAGTTGCTGAATATTGGGATGGTGGAATATCGTGGATTACTCCAAAAGATTTAGGAACTTTAGGAGGGCAAAAATATATTTTAGAAACAAGTAGAAAAATAACAGAATTAGGTTTAAGTAGTTGTTCTGCACAACTAATGCCAAAAGGTAGTGTTATAATGTCTTCACGTGCTCCAATTGGTCATCTTGGTATTGCAACGAATGATATATGTACGAATCAAGGATGTAAAAGTATTGTACCAAATGAAGTAATGAATAGCGAGTATATATATTATTACTTACTTAATTCTAAAGAAGCTTTGAATAAATTAGGAACAGGTGCAGTTTTTCCGGAATTATCAGGAAAAATGTTCGGTGATTTTTTAATTCCTGTTCCACCTTTAAAAGAACAACAACAAATCGTAGAAAAGCTCGACCAAGCTTTTGAGTTTATCGACCAAGCAAAAGCCAACATCGAGCAGAATATCATTAACGCTAAAGAGCTTTTCCAAAGTAAGCTGGATGAGGTTTTTTCTCAGAAAGGCGATGGATGGATTACTGAAAAATTAAAAAACATAGGTAATGTTCAAACTGGTAATACACCTAATACTAAGGATAAAGAAAACTATGGTGATTATATAGAATTTATTAAACCAGGACATTTTACAAAAGGAGGAAATTTGGTTTGTAAGGATAGTTTTCTAAGTGAAAAGGGTAAAAAAATTGCAAGGATTATTTCCCCTAATTCAGTGTTGATGGTATGTATAGGTGCAACAATTGGAAAATTAGGATACTCTACAAGAGAAGTGTGTTGTAATCAGCAAATTAACACTATAACTCCTTACGATAACGTCGATTACTTGTACTTATACTATTTTTTGAGTAATACTAATTTTATAGCACAAATACATAGTTTGGGTAAGAGTTCTCAAGCAACATTACCTATTATCAATAAGAGTAAATGGGAGAATTTGGAAATAAGCTATCCGAAAGATATGAAAATTCAGAAAGCATTATCTGAAAGATTTAAAAAATTGTATAGGGAATCTGAAGATTTACATAATATTTACCAACAAAAACTAGGTAATTTAGAAGAACTCCGTAAAAGTATTTTAGAAAAAGCTTTTAGAGGAGAACTAACCAACTAA
- a CDS encoding endonuclease NucS domain-containing protein translates to MHPGKTKVAAGLSCGMLWTVCKGIRVGDVVLCPKGNGTYYVGEVTSDYYFVQDEVLPHRRNVKWYNVEVERASMSDALRNSTGSVGTIANITQYASELDKLIGDVTQPQLITTDATVEDPTVFALEKHLEDFLVKNWKYTKLGKIYDIYEVDGELVGQQYPSDTGPLDILAISKDKTTLLVVELKKGRVSDNVVGQIQRYMGFVKEELAEPGQTVKGVIIGLEDDIRIRRALAVTQNIEFYKYQVSFKLYK, encoded by the coding sequence TTGCATCCTGGTAAGACCAAAGTTGCAGCTGGATTATCTTGTGGTATGCTTTGGACAGTATGTAAGGGCATTCGTGTAGGTGATGTCGTACTTTGTCCTAAAGGCAATGGTACATACTATGTAGGCGAAGTAACCTCTGATTATTACTTTGTTCAGGACGAAGTGTTACCTCATCGTAGAAATGTGAAGTGGTATAATGTTGAGGTAGAACGTGCGTCAATGTCAGATGCCTTACGTAACTCTACAGGTTCTGTTGGTACCATTGCAAACATAACACAGTATGCTTCAGAACTAGACAAGTTAATTGGTGATGTAACACAACCTCAACTAATAACTACAGATGCTACAGTAGAAGACCCAACAGTATTCGCTTTAGAAAAGCATTTAGAAGATTTCTTGGTAAAGAATTGGAAATATACCAAATTAGGTAAAATTTACGATATTTACGAAGTAGATGGCGAGTTAGTAGGACAACAGTATCCAAGTGATACAGGTCCCCTCGATATTTTAGCCATCAGTAAAGATAAAACGACCTTGTTGGTCGTAGAGTTAAAAAAAGGTCGTGTTAGTGATAATGTAGTAGGACAAATTCAGCGTTATATGGGATTTGTAAAGGAAGAACTAGCCGAGCCAGGACAAACAGTAAAAGGTGTAATCATAGGTTTAGAAGATGATATTAGGATAAGGAGAGCCTTAGCAGTTACACAAAATATAGAATTTTATAAATACCAAGTCAGCTTTAAGCTGTATAAGTAA